One window from the genome of Gimesia aquarii encodes:
- a CDS encoding haloacid dehalogenase type II, which translates to MSPGQESDPADRSDNSRRNFLATSAGVAAGMLPALASAQDQPASRANTRPKCLFFDVNETLLDLEAMKQSVALALNGRADLLPLWFTTMLQHSLVATVGDHYNDFGVIGAATLQMVARNHGIELSDEAARQAIAPIRSLPPHPDVKPALEQLKQAGYRIVTLTNSSQAGVDAQMKNAGLFDLFETRLSIEELQMFKPHTHVYKWAARKMKVQPEDCMLIAAHGWDIAGALWAGWRGAFVSRPGAQLYPLARSPEIIEPDLQKVAAQLIQLGTDCCS; encoded by the coding sequence ATGTCGCCTGGCCAGGAATCCGATCCAGCAGACAGATCTGATAACAGCCGTCGTAATTTTCTGGCGACCAGTGCTGGAGTTGCTGCCGGAATGTTACCCGCATTGGCATCGGCACAGGATCAGCCAGCTTCGCGTGCGAACACGCGGCCGAAATGCCTGTTCTTTGATGTCAATGAAACGCTGCTGGATCTGGAAGCGATGAAACAGAGTGTCGCGCTAGCGCTCAATGGGCGCGCTGATCTGCTGCCACTCTGGTTTACCACCATGCTGCAACATTCTCTGGTCGCGACTGTCGGCGATCATTACAACGACTTCGGCGTGATCGGCGCGGCCACACTACAGATGGTGGCGCGCAACCACGGGATCGAACTTTCTGATGAAGCCGCCAGACAGGCAATTGCCCCCATCCGATCCCTGCCACCACATCCCGATGTCAAACCGGCGCTCGAGCAATTAAAACAGGCCGGATATCGCATCGTAACATTGACCAACTCCTCTCAGGCAGGCGTCGATGCACAGATGAAAAACGCGGGGCTGTTTGATCTATTCGAAACCCGATTGAGTATCGAAGAACTCCAGATGTTCAAACCTCACACTCATGTTTACAAATGGGCGGCCCGAAAAATGAAAGTCCAGCCGGAGGACTGCATGCTGATCGCCGCCCATGGCTGGGACATCGCCGGTGCCCTCTGGGCAGGCTGGCGCGGTGCCTTCGTTTCCAGACCGGGCGCCCAGCTCTATCCACTCGCCAGGTCACCCGAAATCATCGAACCCGATCTGCAAAAGGTCGCCGCACAATTGATACAGTTAGGGACGGATTGTTGCTCGTGA